GCACACTTGCCCTGGCTGGCGCTTGCCTCTTACCACGAACTCCTCCAGAGTCTGGTAGGTCTTGCCCCGGAACTCACAGTAGTTCTTCCTCTCTTTGCATTGCGGGCAGCACTGGCTTGTGTCGACGTGGATGCAACGCGGGTGCAGCCGAGGGCACTCGGGCTGCGCGCACAGCGGCCCCTCCTCGGTGCACAGGCACGGGCAGGCCGAGGGGCCCGGCGCGAACTTCTCTCCGATCGCGTACACGAAGCCGCTCTCGTCCACGCAGCCTTTGCCGCGGTAGTCCGGGTATGCGTACTCCTCTAGCGGTTCTGGCGTGGGTGAGAGTTCCGGGCTGGTAGCGTCCTGGGCCAGGGCGGCAACGGCGGCCGGCGGCTCTACCTGCGGGGTGTCCCCGCGGGGCCGGACCTGCAGGTCGCCGGTCTTGGCACCCCCGCCCTGGGGGGCCCAGGCCTGCTTTTGCTTGCTCCACGCCTCCTTGCCGGCGAGTCCGCGGCCACCCTTGCTCTTCCAGTCCCGGCCGCTGCCTCCCTCGTCCCTCGCGGGGCGCCCGAGCTCGCTCACCCGCCCCGGGCTGTCCCGAGACGCGTGCTCGCGCTTCTCCTGGCCTTGCTGCTCAGGTGCCTGGGCCAGCTTCTCCAAGGGGATGCTTGGACTGCACAGAGCCACCATCAGGCAGCAGGTGACCAGAAGGGAACTGGAGAGCGCGCCAACTGCCATCGCCGTGGAACTGGGCATCCCCTACCACGTCctggcgggcgggcgggcgggcgggaaGCGTCGTGGAGAGGCGAGTCGCATTCACAGCCCGGGGATGCGCCGCCGCCAGCCGGGAGCCGCCGTCCCTGCGGAGAGATCAGCAACACGACTGAGCCCCGTGGCCCACGCGCACCGCGGCCCGGCCCGGCACCCTGGCCCAGCGCTACCAGGCTCCAGACTCTCTAGATTAAAGATCTGGACGCCTGGGAGTGGGGACATGCCCATCATGGAGCGCACAGTTTTCTTAGACGATCAAATACCGTGCATGGGTTTACGGAAGCCAAGTCCAAGGAAAACACTTGCCAACAGTATTTCCTTATGCCATTAGTATTATTTTAGACGGTCCAGGATGGCTGCGAGGCCATGGGGGATGCAGACCAGCAGCGGCTCCCCTAGCGAGAGCTGTGCCTGCGCTCCTTGTAGAGCTCGGATAAGAGCCACATAATTCAGGCACATCGGTGTCCCTTCCTAGCTTCTGGCCTCACTCGTTTCTCAAAGGTTATTAAACTGCGAATTCCGCAGTGGACTTAAGAGACGAATGTGTGAGGGAGCTACAAGGGAAACCCTGCCTCTCTTGCTTCAGGGGATTATTTGCGTAAAAAGGGGGAGAGGAGTGAGAGGAAAAATACAAAGCTTCTCTTGGGATCCCGTAATTCATTTTCAACAACTTTTTTTAACGCCTTTCGCCAAGGCAGCAGATGcctccctcctcacctcctcCCCAACCTTCGGTGCCCGGGAGGATGCTCGGGCCCTTCCCCAGGCGGCCTGGTGGGGGACTCCGGAGGGTTTGACTCTACCATCGGCCACCCGCGCCGGGTCCGCCGCTCAGCGACTGGGGCGATGCTGCGAGCCACAGCCCTCAGTACTGGAGTTGCTTTTACCAGGGACGGGGTCGTGGCAGTGGAGTAGACAACTCCAGGGCAGCACCGAGAggtgtgggggggggaggggtacTTGGGGCTCAAGGGTGCAGGACACCGACGAGCCCTTCTCACTCTCCTGGTCTCCCAAAGCCCTCTGGATCCCAAAGTTTCTGGCCCCAAAGGGGCAGTGAGAGCCCAAGACACCGCAGGGTGCGGGCAATCCAGCCTCTTTTCCCTTCATCCGGGCTCAAAATGTGTTGAACACTCGGCGCCTGCTAGGGTTTCTGTTTCCTCCTCTCGACCCCTCATTAGAGTTCGGGTCATCCCCGCCTTTGCTCACCCCCAGCCCAGGGCCAGCAAACCTCAGCCCAAGGCGAATCCACCCATATTTACAAACTTGGGcgcaggggggtgggggggggggagcttCCTCACTCCGGAACAGATGGGCGGCGGAACGGTGCTGGGGCGCGTCCTAGTGCGCACCACGCGGACACCCAACATGCACCCTCACTTCTGCGGGCGTGCACCCAGCGCATC
This Loxodonta africana isolate mLoxAfr1 chromosome 8, mLoxAfr1.hap2, whole genome shotgun sequence DNA region includes the following protein-coding sequences:
- the VWC2 gene encoding brorin, with protein sequence MPSSTAMAVGALSSSLLVTCCLMVALCSPSIPLEKLAQAPEQQGQEKREHASRDSPGRVSELGRPARDEGGSGRDWKSKGGRGLAGKEAWSKQKQAWAPQGGGAKTGDLQVRPRGDTPQVEPPAAVAALAQDATSPELSPTPEPLEEYAYPDYRGKGCVDESGFVYAIGEKFAPGPSACPCLCTEEGPLCAQPECPRLHPRCIHVDTSQCCPQCKERKNYCEFRGKTYQTLEEFVVSPCERCRCEASGEVLCTVSACPQTECVDPVYEPDQCCPICKNGPNCFAETAVIPAGREVKTDECTICHCTYEEGTWRIERQAMCTRHECKQM